Within the Opitutaceae bacterium TAV5 genome, the region TCACACGGGCGGCGGAGCGTTGCCACGTCACCCAGCCGACCCTGAGCCAGCAGGTGCGCAAGCTGGAGGAGATGCTCGGCGAGCCGTTGCTGCAGCGCCGGCGCGACGGTGTGATCCTCACCTCCTTCGGGAAGACGTTCTACGAGCGGGCTCTCGCCATCCTCGCCGAGGTGCGGGCGGCGCAGGAGGAGGCCGCCGCCTTTCGCGGAGAGCTGAAGGGGAGTCTTCACCTGGGCATGATTCCCACCGTGGCCCCCTACCTGACGCCACGGATGCTGAAGGATTCCCTGAGCCGTTTTCCGCAGATCACGTTTCGCATCACGGAAGACACCACCGACAACCTCATGCAGGCGATGCGCAAGGGCACGGTGGACCTGTCGCTCCTCAGCCTTCCGCTGCCCGGCGACGAGTGGGTCGCGGCCGAGCTGATGCGCGACGAGATTCTCGTCGCCCTGCCCAAAAACCATGCCCTCGGCGGCAAGCCGCGGGTCAACCTGCAACGGCTCGCGGGCGAGCCGCTCGTCCTCATGCAGGAAGCCCACTGCCTGCGCGGCCAGAGCCTTTCCCTGTGTTCGCAGGCTGGATGGCAGCCCGAGGTGTTTTTTTACAGTTCGCAGATCGACACGCTGCTGGCCATGGTCGAGGCGGGTCTCGGCATTTCCTTCATCCCGGCGATGGCCCGCCCCTACATGGGCCGGCGCCAAGTGAAACTGCGCTCCCTGGCCAAGGGCGGCGCCTTCCGCACCATCGCGCTGGTCCGCCATCGGCAAAGCAGCCCGACCCGCGCGCTCCAGCGTTTCTGGGACACCTGCCTGGCCACGTTCGCGAAGGATTGATTCCGGCCGCCTCCGGGGAATTCACCACACCCGGTTCTGCCTTGGCCGCCTCCGGTTTTTACATAATTTTTATTGAGCAGAAGGCAAGAAGGGAACGAAGGCGCTCCAGCACCCGTAACCCGTCCCGCATCCGGAACACGTTCCTTTTGGAACAAAGAACGTTTCTTTCGCCCAATCACCTTCTGTCTGCCAGCGGGCCTTCGTTCCCACGCTTCTGTTCAAAATTCCGGATCACACCTTTCTTCCCCTTCATCCCCTGGCTTCCGTGTAACCTGCCAAAGCAGAACTGGCCGGGAAACACGGAGGGCGCCATCGCTCCGCCCCGAAATCACTCGCCGCCGATTTCGTTCTCCCCGATCAGCCGGTATTCGCCGGGCGCGAGGTCGCCGGGAGTGAGCGCGCCGAAACGTTCGCGATGCAGCGCCACGACCGTCGCCCCGGCGGCCGCGGCGAACATGCGGCGCACCTGGTGGTACTTGCCTTCGGTCAGCGTCAGCGTGGCGGTGCGGTCGTCGATCAAACAAAACTTCGCCGCCGCGCACGGTGTCTTCTCTCCGTCGAGTTGCAGCGTGCCGGAGGCAAACGTGGCGGCGAGTTTTTCCGCGATGCCGGCGATGGAGCGGTCGAGCGTGGCGCGATAGACCTTTTCGACCTTGTGCCTCGGCGAGGTATAACGGTGAACGAGTTCCGTGCGGTCGGTGAGCAGGAGCAGGCCGCTTGTCTCCTTGTCGAGGCGGCCGATGCTCGTCACCTGCGGGTTGCGGGCGCGCCAGCGCGGCGGGAGCAGGTCGTACACGCGCGGCCCTTCGCGCTCGTCGTGCGAGCACACCAGACCGGTCGGCTTGTTCAGCAGGATCAGCAGGCCGTCGGGATGATCGAGCGGCTCGCCGTCCACGCGTACATCGGCGGCGCCGGGATCGAGCTTCAGGGCTGCATCACGCAACGGCGGGCCGCCACCGGCCGTCACGGCATGGGCGCGCAAAAACTCCCGCGCTTCGCGGCGCGAGCAGTAGCCGAGGCTGGCGAGGAGCTGGTCGAGGCGGCGCTTCATGAAGGGGACTCCTGAAAAAAACAGATTTTCACCACAGAGGCACAAAGACACAAAGTTTCACGGAACAGAAAAAACAAGATAACTCGTTTTTAATACCAAAGCCTTCGGATTTTTACACCAAGGCTGCAAATATCTCAAAG harbors:
- a CDS encoding ribosomal small subunit pseudouridine synthase A, whose protein sequence is MKRRLDQLLASLGYCSRREAREFLRAHAVTAGGGPPLRDAALKLDPGAADVRVDGEPLDHPDGLLILLNKPTGLVCSHDEREGPRVYDLLPPRWRARNPQVTSIGRLDKETSGLLLLTDRTELVHRYTSPRHKVEKVYRATLDRSIAGIAEKLAATFASGTLQLDGEKTPCAAAKFCLIDDRTATLTLTEGKYHQVRRMFAAAAGATVVALHRERFGALTPGDLAPGEYRLIGENEIGGE
- a CDS encoding LysR family transcriptional regulator, with protein sequence MEIHQLRYFVEVVRTSGFTRAAERCHVTQPTLSQQVRKLEEMLGEPLLQRRRDGVILTSFGKTFYERALAILAEVRAAQEEAAAFRGELKGSLHLGMIPTVAPYLTPRMLKDSLSRFPQITFRITEDTTDNLMQAMRKGTVDLSLLSLPLPGDEWVAAELMRDEILVALPKNHALGGKPRVNLQRLAGEPLVLMQEAHCLRGQSLSLCSQAGWQPEVFFYSSQIDTLLAMVEAGLGISFIPAMARPYMGRRQVKLRSLAKGGAFRTIALVRHRQSSPTRALQRFWDTCLATFAKD